The following proteins are encoded in a genomic region of Oryctolagus cuniculus chromosome 6, mOryCun1.1, whole genome shotgun sequence:
- the LOC108175950 gene encoding butyrophilin-like protein 10 isoform X2, with amino-acid sequence MQDSPGITRFPGSWQRITTRESRFQGPWARRPHPGHRGEDALLPCRLSLNLSMEDMELRWYRSRPSPAVYLHRRGAQVSREQMAESRGRTTFLGDHLARGEAVLGIHNATVYDNGTYPCLFRDGEPHSETTLALQVAGLGLEPRIHVTEDLDKGIRAECTSAGWYPEPHVEWRDFRGYAVPAVTRFSASATTGLLAVLSRVAVPDRSMGGLTCSISSPLLHERKVAESHLPGLPKPQSLGGPDAGPERAAVPPAGWDLSGTCPSCPASLPFGMCLIPLPAGAVVSTVTPGATPDPGATCTRQGLLGCKDRASLQGGRGPGLPGLERQGGDVCAQVS; translated from the exons ATGCAAGACTCTCCTGGAATCACCAGATTTCCTGGAAGCTGGCAGCGGATCACCACTAG GGAGAGCCGATTTCAAGGCCCTTGGGCCAGACGGCCCCATCCTGGCCACCGTGGGGAAGACGCATTGCTGCCCTGCAGACTGTCCCTCAACCTCAGCATGGAGGACATGGAGCTGAGGTGGTACAGGAGCCGGCCCTCGCCCGCTGTGTACCTGCACAGGCGTGGAGCACAGGTGTCCAGAGAGCAGATGGCAGAGTCCCGGGGGAGGACGACTTTCCTGGGCGACCACCTGGCCAGGGGCGAAGCTGTGCTGGGGATTCACAATGCCACCGTGTATGACAACGGGACCTACCCCTGCCTCTTCAGGGACGGGGAGCCTCACAGCGAGACcaccctggcactgcaggtggcag ggctgggcttggagcCCAGAATCCATGTGACCGAGGACCTGGACAAGGGCATCCGAGCCGAGTGCACCTCAGCAGGCTGGTACCCAGAGCCTCACGTGGAGTGGAGAGACTTCAGGGGGTATGCGGTGCCGGCTGTGACCCGTTTCTCAGCCTCAGCCACCACCGGCCTCTTGGCTGTGCTGTCCAGAGTGGCCGTCCCAGACAGGAGCATGGGGGGTCTCACCTGCTCCatctccagccccctgctccatGAGAGGAAGGTAGCTGAGAGCCACCTGCCCG GACTGCCAAAGCCACAGAGCCTTGGAGGCCCAGATGCAGGCCCAGAGAGGGCTGCTGTCCCACCTGCAGGTTGGGACTTGTCTGGGACCTGCCCCTCCTGTCCCGCATCTCTCCCTTTTGGAATGTGCCTGATCCCACTCCCAGCAGGAGCAGTCGTCTCCACAGTCACACCTGGAGCCACACCTGACCCAGGTGCCACCTGCACCAGACAGGGACTGCTGGGATGCAAGGACCGTGCTAGCCTGCAAGGAGGACGTGggcctgggctgccggggctggaGCGCCAGGGTGGGGACGTCTGTGCCCAGGTTTCATGA
- the LOC108175950 gene encoding butyrophilin-like protein 10 isoform X6 — translation MEDMELRWYRSRPSPAVYLHRRGAQVSREQMAESRGRTTFLGDHLARGEAVLGIHNATVYDNGTYPCLFRDGEPHSETTLALQVAGLGLEPRIHVTEDLDKGIRAECTSAGWYPEPHVEWRDFRGYAVPAVTRFSASATTGLLAVLSRVAVPDRSMGGLTCSISSPLLHERKVAESHLPGLPKPQSLGGPDAGPERAAVPPAGWDLSGTCPSCPASLPFGMCLIPLPAGAVVSTVTPGATPDPGATCTRQGLLGCKDRASLQGGRGPGLPGLERQGGDVCAQVS, via the exons ATGGAGGACATGGAGCTGAGGTGGTACAGGAGCCGGCCCTCGCCCGCTGTGTACCTGCACAGGCGTGGAGCACAGGTGTCCAGAGAGCAGATGGCAGAGTCCCGGGGGAGGACGACTTTCCTGGGCGACCACCTGGCCAGGGGCGAAGCTGTGCTGGGGATTCACAATGCCACCGTGTATGACAACGGGACCTACCCCTGCCTCTTCAGGGACGGGGAGCCTCACAGCGAGACcaccctggcactgcaggtggcag ggctgggcttggagcCCAGAATCCATGTGACCGAGGACCTGGACAAGGGCATCCGAGCCGAGTGCACCTCAGCAGGCTGGTACCCAGAGCCTCACGTGGAGTGGAGAGACTTCAGGGGGTATGCGGTGCCGGCTGTGACCCGTTTCTCAGCCTCAGCCACCACCGGCCTCTTGGCTGTGCTGTCCAGAGTGGCCGTCCCAGACAGGAGCATGGGGGGTCTCACCTGCTCCatctccagccccctgctccatGAGAGGAAGGTAGCTGAGAGCCACCTGCCCG GACTGCCAAAGCCACAGAGCCTTGGAGGCCCAGATGCAGGCCCAGAGAGGGCTGCTGTCCCACCTGCAGGTTGGGACTTGTCTGGGACCTGCCCCTCCTGTCCCGCATCTCTCCCTTTTGGAATGTGCCTGATCCCACTCCCAGCAGGAGCAGTCGTCTCCACAGTCACACCTGGAGCCACACCTGACCCAGGTGCCACCTGCACCAGACAGGGACTGCTGGGATGCAAGGACCGTGCTAGCCTGCAAGGAGGACGTGggcctgggctgccggggctggaGCGCCAGGGTGGGGACGTCTGTGCCCAGGTTTCATGA
- the LOC108175950 gene encoding zinc finger protein 496 isoform X4, with protein MSQHTVAPHSRRGDMILCFSEEDWSLLDPGQTGFYGEFIIGEDCGVSVTPNDPAALPGPFQGEERELLPELLELQGKEAPQASPTAGGGPQILENSLQEEEEEVTIEIVLSSSGDEDSQHSPHGPQPCQGSEEMAGEVPASRKAYVCPACGKAFCWRVNFVRHLRSRWDREKPHVCPVCGKLFSEGEDLDGHLEAHEAQKPYRCSSCERSFRLNSHLLSHRRIHRQPSRLEPEKQSEEGLGFQRREPLAWHRGHTHQKDAMWPFQCRYCIKSFGQNSDLLHHERVHMKRRSKQALNSY; from the exons ATGTCCCAGCAcacagttgctccccacagcaggagAGGT GACATGATCCTGTGCTTCTCTGAAGAGGACTGGTCCCTCCTGGACCCCGGCCAGACTGGCTTCTATGGAGAGTTCATCATTGGGGAGGACTGCGGAGTCTCCGTGACCCCAA ATGACCCAGCCGCCCTGCCGGGCCCCTTCCAGGGAGAGGAGCGCGAGCTGCTGCCAGAGCTACTGGAGCTGCAGGGGAAGGAAGCACCCCAGGCCTCCCCGACTG CTGGAGGCGGCCCACAGATCCTGGAGAACagcctgcaggaggaggaggaggaggtgaccaTCGAGATCGTGTTGTCCAGCTCTGGGGACGAGGACTCCCAGCACAGCCCCCATGGGCCGCAGCCCTGCCAGGGCAGTGAGGAGATGGCAGGCGAGGTGCCCGCCTCCAGGAAAGCCTACGTGTGCCCCGCGTGTGGGAAGGCCTTCTGCTGGAGGGTCAACTTTGTACGGCACCTGCGTAGCCGCTGGGACCGGGAGAAGCCACACGTGTGCCCTGTGTGTGGGAAGCTGTTCAGTGAAGGCGAGGACCTGGACGGCCACCTGGAGGCCCACGAGGCCCAGAAGCCCTACAGGTGCAGCTCCTGTGAGAGGAGCTTCCGCCTCAActcccacctgctctcccaccggCGGATCCACCGGCAGCCCAGCAGACTGGAACCGGAGAAGCAGAGCGAGGAGGGACTGGGCTTCCAGCGCCGGGAGCCACTGGCCTGGCACCGCGGCCACACACACCAAAAGGATGCCATGTGGCCCTTCCAGTGCCGCTACTGCATCAAAAGCTTTGGGCAGAACTCGGACCTCCTCCACCACGAGCGCGTGCACATGAAGAGGCGCTCCAAGCAGGCCCTAAACTCCTACTGA
- the LOC108175950 gene encoding zinc finger protein 496 isoform X1, whose product MSQHTVAPHSRRGDMILCFSEEDWSLLDPGQTGFYGEFIIGEDCGVSVTPNDPAALPGPFQGEERELLPELLELQGKEAPQASPTDLPALQLFEVEERRKRDELQVLESQAFQQMALPPSTHPAGGGPQILENSLQEEEEEVTIEIVLSSSGDEDSQHSPHGPQPCQGSEEMAGEVPASRKAYVCPACGKAFCWRVNFVRHLRSRWDREKPHVCPVCGKLFSEGEDLDGHLEAHEAQKPYRCSSCERSFRLNSHLLSHRRIHRQPSRLEPEKQSEEGLGFQRREPLAWHRGHTHQKDAMWPFQCRYCIKSFGQNSDLLHHERVHMKRRSKQALNSY is encoded by the exons ATGTCCCAGCAcacagttgctccccacagcaggagAGGT GACATGATCCTGTGCTTCTCTGAAGAGGACTGGTCCCTCCTGGACCCCGGCCAGACTGGCTTCTATGGAGAGTTCATCATTGGGGAGGACTGCGGAGTCTCCGTGACCCCAA ATGACCCAGCCGCCCTGCCGGGCCCCTTCCAGGGAGAGGAGCGCGAGCTGCTGCCAGAGCTACTGGAGCTGCAGGGGAAGGAAGCACCCCAGGCCTCCCCGACTG ACCTCCCAGCCCTCCAGCTGTTCGAggtggaagaaagaaggaaacggGATGAGCTGCAGGTGCTGGAGTCCCAGGCCTTCCAGCAAATGGCGCTCCCTCCAAGCACCCACCCAG CTGGAGGCGGCCCACAGATCCTGGAGAACagcctgcaggaggaggaggaggaggtgaccaTCGAGATCGTGTTGTCCAGCTCTGGGGACGAGGACTCCCAGCACAGCCCCCATGGGCCGCAGCCCTGCCAGGGCAGTGAGGAGATGGCAGGCGAGGTGCCCGCCTCCAGGAAAGCCTACGTGTGCCCCGCGTGTGGGAAGGCCTTCTGCTGGAGGGTCAACTTTGTACGGCACCTGCGTAGCCGCTGGGACCGGGAGAAGCCACACGTGTGCCCTGTGTGTGGGAAGCTGTTCAGTGAAGGCGAGGACCTGGACGGCCACCTGGAGGCCCACGAGGCCCAGAAGCCCTACAGGTGCAGCTCCTGTGAGAGGAGCTTCCGCCTCAActcccacctgctctcccaccggCGGATCCACCGGCAGCCCAGCAGACTGGAACCGGAGAAGCAGAGCGAGGAGGGACTGGGCTTCCAGCGCCGGGAGCCACTGGCCTGGCACCGCGGCCACACACACCAAAAGGATGCCATGTGGCCCTTCCAGTGCCGCTACTGCATCAAAAGCTTTGGGCAGAACTCGGACCTCCTCCACCACGAGCGCGTGCACATGAAGAGGCGCTCCAAGCAGGCCCTAAACTCCTACTGA
- the LOC108175950 gene encoding zinc finger protein 496 isoform X3 yields MILCFSEEDWSLLDPGQTGFYGEFIIGEDCGVSVTPNDPAALPGPFQGEERELLPELLELQGKEAPQASPTDLPALQLFEVEERRKRDELQVLESQAFQQMALPPSTHPAGGGPQILENSLQEEEEEVTIEIVLSSSGDEDSQHSPHGPQPCQGSEEMAGEVPASRKAYVCPACGKAFCWRVNFVRHLRSRWDREKPHVCPVCGKLFSEGEDLDGHLEAHEAQKPYRCSSCERSFRLNSHLLSHRRIHRQPSRLEPEKQSEEGLGFQRREPLAWHRGHTHQKDAMWPFQCRYCIKSFGQNSDLLHHERVHMKRRSKQALNSY; encoded by the exons ATGATCCTGTGCTTCTCTGAAGAGGACTGGTCCCTCCTGGACCCCGGCCAGACTGGCTTCTATGGAGAGTTCATCATTGGGGAGGACTGCGGAGTCTCCGTGACCCCAA ATGACCCAGCCGCCCTGCCGGGCCCCTTCCAGGGAGAGGAGCGCGAGCTGCTGCCAGAGCTACTGGAGCTGCAGGGGAAGGAAGCACCCCAGGCCTCCCCGACTG ACCTCCCAGCCCTCCAGCTGTTCGAggtggaagaaagaaggaaacggGATGAGCTGCAGGTGCTGGAGTCCCAGGCCTTCCAGCAAATGGCGCTCCCTCCAAGCACCCACCCAG CTGGAGGCGGCCCACAGATCCTGGAGAACagcctgcaggaggaggaggaggaggtgaccaTCGAGATCGTGTTGTCCAGCTCTGGGGACGAGGACTCCCAGCACAGCCCCCATGGGCCGCAGCCCTGCCAGGGCAGTGAGGAGATGGCAGGCGAGGTGCCCGCCTCCAGGAAAGCCTACGTGTGCCCCGCGTGTGGGAAGGCCTTCTGCTGGAGGGTCAACTTTGTACGGCACCTGCGTAGCCGCTGGGACCGGGAGAAGCCACACGTGTGCCCTGTGTGTGGGAAGCTGTTCAGTGAAGGCGAGGACCTGGACGGCCACCTGGAGGCCCACGAGGCCCAGAAGCCCTACAGGTGCAGCTCCTGTGAGAGGAGCTTCCGCCTCAActcccacctgctctcccaccggCGGATCCACCGGCAGCCCAGCAGACTGGAACCGGAGAAGCAGAGCGAGGAGGGACTGGGCTTCCAGCGCCGGGAGCCACTGGCCTGGCACCGCGGCCACACACACCAAAAGGATGCCATGTGGCCCTTCCAGTGCCGCTACTGCATCAAAAGCTTTGGGCAGAACTCGGACCTCCTCCACCACGAGCGCGTGCACATGAAGAGGCGCTCCAAGCAGGCCCTAAACTCCTACTGA
- the LOC108175950 gene encoding zinc finger protein 496 isoform X5, with amino-acid sequence MILCFSEEDWSLLDPGQTGFYGEFIIGEDCGVSVTPNDPAALPGPFQGEERELLPELLELQGKEAPQASPTAGGGPQILENSLQEEEEEVTIEIVLSSSGDEDSQHSPHGPQPCQGSEEMAGEVPASRKAYVCPACGKAFCWRVNFVRHLRSRWDREKPHVCPVCGKLFSEGEDLDGHLEAHEAQKPYRCSSCERSFRLNSHLLSHRRIHRQPSRLEPEKQSEEGLGFQRREPLAWHRGHTHQKDAMWPFQCRYCIKSFGQNSDLLHHERVHMKRRSKQALNSY; translated from the exons ATGATCCTGTGCTTCTCTGAAGAGGACTGGTCCCTCCTGGACCCCGGCCAGACTGGCTTCTATGGAGAGTTCATCATTGGGGAGGACTGCGGAGTCTCCGTGACCCCAA ATGACCCAGCCGCCCTGCCGGGCCCCTTCCAGGGAGAGGAGCGCGAGCTGCTGCCAGAGCTACTGGAGCTGCAGGGGAAGGAAGCACCCCAGGCCTCCCCGACTG CTGGAGGCGGCCCACAGATCCTGGAGAACagcctgcaggaggaggaggaggaggtgaccaTCGAGATCGTGTTGTCCAGCTCTGGGGACGAGGACTCCCAGCACAGCCCCCATGGGCCGCAGCCCTGCCAGGGCAGTGAGGAGATGGCAGGCGAGGTGCCCGCCTCCAGGAAAGCCTACGTGTGCCCCGCGTGTGGGAAGGCCTTCTGCTGGAGGGTCAACTTTGTACGGCACCTGCGTAGCCGCTGGGACCGGGAGAAGCCACACGTGTGCCCTGTGTGTGGGAAGCTGTTCAGTGAAGGCGAGGACCTGGACGGCCACCTGGAGGCCCACGAGGCCCAGAAGCCCTACAGGTGCAGCTCCTGTGAGAGGAGCTTCCGCCTCAActcccacctgctctcccaccggCGGATCCACCGGCAGCCCAGCAGACTGGAACCGGAGAAGCAGAGCGAGGAGGGACTGGGCTTCCAGCGCCGGGAGCCACTGGCCTGGCACCGCGGCCACACACACCAAAAGGATGCCATGTGGCCCTTCCAGTGCCGCTACTGCATCAAAAGCTTTGGGCAGAACTCGGACCTCCTCCACCACGAGCGCGTGCACATGAAGAGGCGCTCCAAGCAGGCCCTAAACTCCTACTGA
- the LOC103345956 gene encoding ral-GDS-related protein isoform X2: MFPCCCPSRRGSRRAKAQNEGLFQRVTCWLSSHYGRLWPRGRRQPQGSTLEISNDSHEELIFSGNGQFGGVSTLHLVEVCPLRSLQPGTGVKLEESLVPASPGRTIAYLSTLLCSHGDFSTVPYFLDQIFHSNMASFLGRCRDLYEAELHGNTSLPLLKMKVGCKPVSLPGGDLGTQVYFLYALPGHAQHPEAKADAPALHAGPARFRTLALEPAAAPLAQPGPAPEPGPASPWGLPPCAQSAPGPAPQASSGWAGTAEELPGAEMVDITAFSPRKMAEQLTLLDAELFQKVVPFHCLGSVWTKSNKRGKEHLASTVHATVQQFNCVTNCVVTTCLGDPSMKATDRGRVVEHWIKVAKECQTLRNVSSAHAILTALQTSPICRLQETWGEVSRNSCKKFERLCEKDNGLSRDRLTKKGAFKLAAREKNPQRAQMRLWKQQKGVVPFLGTYLKYLVMLDTVMGDSVHADVSFQKLNKEMKVLQEIQLLQVAASKYYFKRDEEFGVWFRSVEFLTEKESYALSRQLEPPVKKPTEASRP; encoded by the exons GGCTCCACGCTGGAGATCAGCAATGATTCCCATGAGGAACTCATCTTCTCAGGCAATGGACAG TTTGGAGGTGTGTCCACACTGCACCTGGTGGAGGTCTGTCCCCTGCGGAGCCTGCAGCCAGGCACCGGGGTGAAGCTGGAGGAGTCCCTGGTCCCGGCCTCCCCAGGAAGAACCATCGCTTACCTGTCCACTCTGTTGTGCTCACATGGTGACTTCAGCACTGTTCCGTATTTCCTGGACCAGATATTCCATAG CAACATGGCTTCCTTCCTGGGACGCTGCAGAGACCTGTACGAGGCAGAACTCCATGGCAACACCAGCCTTCCACTGCTGAAGATGAAGGTGGGCTGCAAGCCTGTCAGCCTGCCTGGAGGAGACCTGGGGACCCAGGTGTACTTTCTGTATGCCCTGCCCGGACACGCCCAGCACCCTGAGGCCAAAGCAGATG ctcctgctctgcATGCAGGGCCAGCACGCTTCCGCACACTGGCTCTGGAGCCAGCTGCAGCACCACTGGCTCAGCCAGGACCTgctccagagccagggccagctTCCCCATGGGGCCTGCCCCCATGCGCACAATCAGCACCAGGGCCAGCTCCACAGGCCTCctctggctgggctgggactgcagAGGAGCTGCCTGGGGCGGAGATGGTTGACATCACCGCCTTCTCCCCCAGGAAGATGGCAGAACAGCTCACACTTCTGGATGCG GAGCTGTTCCAGAAGGTCGTGCCCTTCCACTGCCTGGGCTCCGTCTGGACCAAGAGCAACAAGAGAGGCAAGGAACACCTGGCTTCCACTGTCCATGCCACCGTCCAGCAGTTCAACTGCGTGACAAATTGTGTAGTAACCACatgcttgggggaccccagcatgaaggccACGGACAGGGGCCGTGTGGTGGAgcactggatcaaggtggccaag GAGTGCCAGACCCTCAGGAACGTTTCCTCGGCCCATGCCATCCTCACTGCTCTACAGACCTCCCCAATTTGTCGCCTGCAAGAgacgtggggagaagtctccag GAATAGCTGCAAAAAATTTGAGCGCCTGTGTGAGAAGGACAATGGCTTGAGCAGAGATCGGCTCACCAAG AAGGGTGCCTTCAAGCTTGCTGCCCGGGAGAAGAATCCCCAGAGAGCGCAGATGAGGCTGTGGAAACAACAGAAG ggagtcGTCCCCTTTCTTGGCACCTACCTGAAATACCTGGTGATGTTGGACACTGTGATGGGGGACTCTGTGCAT GCTGATGTCAGCTTCCAGAAACTGAATAAG GAAATGAAAGTCCTGCAAGAAATCCAactactgcaggtggcagcgagCAAGTATTATTTTAAGCGTGATGAGGAGTTTGGCGTGTGGTTCCGGTCTGTGGAGTTTCTCACTGAGAAGGAGAG CTATGCCCTGTCCCGCCAGCTGGAGCCCCCCGTCAAGAAGCCCACAGAAGCCTCAAGGCCATGA
- the LOC103345956 gene encoding ral-GDS-related protein isoform X1, which produces MFPCCCPSRRGSRRAKAQNEGLFQRVTCWLSSHYGRLWPRGRRQPQGSTLEISNDSHEELIFSGNGQFGGVSTLHLVEVCPLRSLQPGTGVKLEESLVPASPGRTIAYLSTLLCSHGDFSTVPYFLDQIFHSNMASFLGRCRDLYEAELHGNTSLPLLKMKVGCKPVSLPGGDLGTQVYFLYALPGHAQHPEAKADAPALHAGPARFRTLALEPAAAPLAQPGPAPEPGPASPWGLPPCAQSAPGPAPQASSGWAGTAEELPGAEMVDITAFSPRKMAEQLTLLDAELFQKVVPFHCLGSVWTKSNKRGKEHLASTVHATVQQFNCVTNCVVTTCLGDPSMKATDRGRVVEHWIKVAKECQTLRNVSSAHAILTALQTSPICRLQETWGEVSRNSCKKFERLCEKDNGLSRDRLTKKGAFKLAAREKNPQRAQMRLWKQQKGVVPFLGTYLKYLVMLDTVMGDSVHQADVSFQKLNKEMKVLQEIQLLQVAASKYYFKRDEEFGVWFRSVEFLTEKESYALSRQLEPPVKKPTEASRP; this is translated from the exons GGCTCCACGCTGGAGATCAGCAATGATTCCCATGAGGAACTCATCTTCTCAGGCAATGGACAG TTTGGAGGTGTGTCCACACTGCACCTGGTGGAGGTCTGTCCCCTGCGGAGCCTGCAGCCAGGCACCGGGGTGAAGCTGGAGGAGTCCCTGGTCCCGGCCTCCCCAGGAAGAACCATCGCTTACCTGTCCACTCTGTTGTGCTCACATGGTGACTTCAGCACTGTTCCGTATTTCCTGGACCAGATATTCCATAG CAACATGGCTTCCTTCCTGGGACGCTGCAGAGACCTGTACGAGGCAGAACTCCATGGCAACACCAGCCTTCCACTGCTGAAGATGAAGGTGGGCTGCAAGCCTGTCAGCCTGCCTGGAGGAGACCTGGGGACCCAGGTGTACTTTCTGTATGCCCTGCCCGGACACGCCCAGCACCCTGAGGCCAAAGCAGATG ctcctgctctgcATGCAGGGCCAGCACGCTTCCGCACACTGGCTCTGGAGCCAGCTGCAGCACCACTGGCTCAGCCAGGACCTgctccagagccagggccagctTCCCCATGGGGCCTGCCCCCATGCGCACAATCAGCACCAGGGCCAGCTCCACAGGCCTCctctggctgggctgggactgcagAGGAGCTGCCTGGGGCGGAGATGGTTGACATCACCGCCTTCTCCCCCAGGAAGATGGCAGAACAGCTCACACTTCTGGATGCG GAGCTGTTCCAGAAGGTCGTGCCCTTCCACTGCCTGGGCTCCGTCTGGACCAAGAGCAACAAGAGAGGCAAGGAACACCTGGCTTCCACTGTCCATGCCACCGTCCAGCAGTTCAACTGCGTGACAAATTGTGTAGTAACCACatgcttgggggaccccagcatgaaggccACGGACAGGGGCCGTGTGGTGGAgcactggatcaaggtggccaag GAGTGCCAGACCCTCAGGAACGTTTCCTCGGCCCATGCCATCCTCACTGCTCTACAGACCTCCCCAATTTGTCGCCTGCAAGAgacgtggggagaagtctccag GAATAGCTGCAAAAAATTTGAGCGCCTGTGTGAGAAGGACAATGGCTTGAGCAGAGATCGGCTCACCAAG AAGGGTGCCTTCAAGCTTGCTGCCCGGGAGAAGAATCCCCAGAGAGCGCAGATGAGGCTGTGGAAACAACAGAAG ggagtcGTCCCCTTTCTTGGCACCTACCTGAAATACCTGGTGATGTTGGACACTGTGATGGGGGACTCTGTGCAT CAGGCTGATGTCAGCTTCCAGAAACTGAATAAG GAAATGAAAGTCCTGCAAGAAATCCAactactgcaggtggcagcgagCAAGTATTATTTTAAGCGTGATGAGGAGTTTGGCGTGTGGTTCCGGTCTGTGGAGTTTCTCACTGAGAAGGAGAG CTATGCCCTGTCCCGCCAGCTGGAGCCCCCCGTCAAGAAGCCCACAGAAGCCTCAAGGCCATGA